GTAAGTGCCCTACTTGGCCAACATGTCAACACTACATGCATTTGGACATGGCACTGTATACTCATGAGTCAACACTTTTGTAAGCATGGTTTCCCCTTAACCATGATTTGTTCTACGTCCCAATAGCCGCATATGTCAATGAGACACTTGACATTACCCAGTTAACCATCTAAGCGTGTCAACCCAAACCAGCCACTATAAGCAACCCTGTCAAGGAACATGACCCCAACCATGTCAAGTAGGCAACTTATCATCTATGTGCTTCCCTTTCATCAAGATAGATTATCCAATACACAAAATATCAAGACAACCTAGACAGGCTATCTTAAGCTACTACCTTGGCACATGGATTGCCCATGCTGTATGCCTTGGCTATCTCAAGCTACTTAAGGGTCTGATAGTTACCCACCTAATGTGCACCAAGACAAATGGACATAGGCAAGCATTACAAGTTTGGCTCATGACATCATGGATTGATTATCATATTTACATGATGTGGATTCTAGAGTTGAGTTCATTACGagataaataataatagaacAAAATTCCATCTAATGTTGAAAGCATTGTTGCAATATATAGAGGGATTTTTTGTAGGGGAGGCTTGAATGGTGGTGTTCATGAGAGGGAACTCCTGCTCTTCAGTGATTGACATAGATCGTATAACATTGAAGGCTACTTGGTCAATGGAGTGTGCACATAAGCTTTAAATCCATGTGTACTTTCACCTTAATACCGGATAGTTTTCCATTCTCTCACTTGTATGCATACATTTAAGGCTAATCCCCCCCTcccacaaaataaaaaaaaagggaaaaaggaatATTATCTAGGAGATCTAGCTCTTAAATGTCAATTATAGTAAAATGGGATAAGACATACAGATAGGTTCTTCAAACCTTTACAGCTGCAATAGAGAGCTGAAAGGTCTTAGGAAGATGTTGCTACTTCCAGCAATCATAAGCTTTCAACCTTCAAAAACCTATCGATTTTTGAACCGATGGACATGTCTTTCAAATAACTTATGGACAATTGGTTATGACTTTCTAAAGCTTCACACACAGGCAATAAGGTGCCTATGTTTCAAAGAGCAGATGAAATGAGAAagttttagatatatatatatatatatatatatatatatatatattttaaagctTCACACACAGGCAATAAGGTGCCTATGTTTTGAAGAGCAGATGAAATGAGAAAgttttagattttttattttaattttaattttttatttttttgcaacaAGTCAACCTTTTGCAGAATTAAGAGTGGGTGCTGCATACACAAAAAGTTCAGAAATTATGAACTAGTCAAAGAAAAAAACTTGCCGAGATACTATAAACAGATATCATAAAGACAGGAAGTTCATCGACTAAATTCCACAGAACATGTATTCATCGGGAGGGTGCAAATTATTGATGTATTTAAGGGTGTGACAATCAGAGTGCTTTTTTTCCCCTATGAGAGATTTGATTATAAGTTGTAGCATATCATTTTAATTCATAATACTCTGCCATACATCTTTGTAAGAGGTCGTTTGTTTGGTGTAGCTACCCaaccctctccccccccccccccttcccctgGGTCGTATGTGCTTAGTTCTCATTTTCCATACTTGAAAATGCCAATGCTTGCCCTTGCTGGTTAGGTGGGTTTTGGTTTTGTGAGTCATCTTTTTATGTTTTTGTGAGTCATCTTTATGTAAGGGAAATTGATAAATATTTGGGGGAATTTGAGAGTTTTTCTTGATGTTTTTTATATTTGGGCCTTTGGACGTGCTTTAAGGCTACTTCTCAAGCTTCTATCTCTAAAACCCTGTTACTTTTTCCATATTCATTTAGGATGGGTTTAAATGGAGCATGGAAATTAAATGGCTTCTTTATGCTTTAGATGATTTTGCATTACAGCATACAATTTATCTTTTGAATTGTGCATTTTTAGAAAATGGAGCGATGACATTGTAGGATCAGTTATAGAATTTCAGAGAGTGTCACTTGCTCATATTTTCACTATCATTTGTGATGGTAGCTGTCTTTTTTTGGTATGGCTTATTtgacaatatgcataaaaaaaaatatggaatcTATTGCCATGGGACATCCCTCAATCCCACCctattttttatgtttggttCACTTAATatttattcctaggaatagaatgATTATAATAAAGAAATTTGATAGTTTACACAAAAAAATATGTTATTATGATGAAACAAATAACAATGCAATGAATCTGTGATAATGAATATACAAGGAATGACCATTCCCAATTCCTCAATGGGAATGTAGGGAATAACATAAACTTTTGCATGAACAACTTCTTTCTGAACTATTATGTtcttatacagtttttattacatTCTCATTGTATTCCAACCTATTCCTAGTATGCCATGGACCAAATGTAACATAAATATTCTTAAAATAAAGTATTCAGatcttatttttatatatttatttatttttcctgttGGAATATGTTGTTCATGACTCTTAACTGCCAGCCTATTAGCTTTTTTTAATCTGTTGAGAAATTATGCCTTCTGCGCCTGTAATATTGGGGGTTCTTCTTGTCCCTTTTCCCTGCACTATAAAAATAATTTCTATTAATTAAGAAGATGAGTCTCAGAGACAGTTACAGAATTTTTTTTGAGTTACATTTTCATCGATAATAATTGATATTTATATGCCTATGCTTCTCTATTTAATTAGACGTCCTCAAGCAAGAGTTGCATCACTGAATAATGAGAAAGCCTCTCGGAGCAAGGATGACGATGAAGAAGACAATTGGGAACTTCCTGAAGGTGGCCTGCCCTATTGACTGCATTGAACTACATCTTCTTCCTTGGAGAAACTGTCTATTTTGCTATGAAGGCTTTGGTTCTTGTAATTTCCAACGGGCGTGTTCTTTCTTGTGTACTAGTAAATTatttctttgtttccttttttgcACTAAAGTTGTGATTTTTTATTCTCGGATTCTTGACTGTTGTAAGTCCGCTTTGTCTgcttaatgaaaaataaatttatttcttcCTAGATTGCCTAGtacattttttctttgttttttttctatattaaagTTATAATTTTCCATTTTGGCTTCTTGATTGTTGAAGTCTCTTTTCTGGAACATACTCCATGTAGGATTGAACCCACCACTCACAAGCTGTTATATTGTTGTCTGGGCCCACTGAAATTCTGTTGGACCCCCACCTAACAAGGCTTCTCTTATGAGTCCAAGTGCTGACATGGCATCCAACAATTGAATGGATTCCAAATCCTACATGAAGGAACAGTTCCTTACAagtatttcttcttttttctgcTTAATGGAAAGTTGTTAGTTTTGCCAATGGTATTTGAGACTCGGGAGGAAAAAGCATAGTCCTCTTTGTAAGCCTTAGAAAAACAGTGTGAAGACTGAGGATTAATGGGTAAGGGAGATTTTGGGATGATAAAGTTGTCATCCTCCTCTTGGCTGTTATATTCGCCTGTATTGTTTTTTGCTTTTCCACTTTTGTACCAATACGGTCCTGAAGCCCCGTCACATGATGGGAGAAGAATGGAGGGTGTTTGAGGGGTATGAATGAAGGAAATTGGAAGAAAATGGTGCCAATCCACCTCCAGAACAGATGAGTTTGATAGGATTCCAAAGAATCATGGTTTCAAAAAGCTTGCTGCTGGAGTGGACTTGATTGCTTGGAAATGTAGCAGGATATTGgtttcttgaatttgaatttgaatttgaattcttggttttcTATGACTACTTTGACAGCTGACACACCTATGGCATTTAACTTTTGGAGTTGGAACTGTATTATTTTGTAGTTCAATAATATTTCATGTAATTTGTCTCCAATCGCTAATCTCTTAGAATTTTTGCTAGTGAAATGTTTTGGAAGTTGGTGGGAATTTAGTTGAAGAGTTCAATTACTGCATTGTGGAACCTATGCTAGGGATTCTATTGCTTGATGTGTTCTGGGGAGCTTAACATCATTTTGGAGCTGTGGCTTGTAGGGAGGGCATGATAGAGGATGTTCGAGGTCAAAGCAATGGAAAATAAGTTGGAGAGGTATAATTACCAATTAGCATCTAGGTGGGTTAGGTCTATAATTTCAGCTGTATTGTGGCAATGTTGGAGATGAATCCAGTTGCCTGTGTCTGTGCCCTCAATTGTTTAAAGGAGAAATAAGGAGAGTATCCCTTTTCATCCTGCAAGTTACTTTTTCGACGACTCTTATGATATAAGGATGAGTTTTACCATTGAAATCACTTGATAAATTATGTTATAACGCTTATAATATAAGGTTGTTTCAAGAAATTGTTTGAAATTTCAATCACAATGATGCTAgatataagagagagagagagagagagagagagagagagagagagagagagagagagagagagcaaataaAAGGGAGAAAGCATTTAAATTTGAGTTGTGAAGTTGTTATGCCATGATGGCCTTGGATATGATGTGACTATTTGACATTGCAAAATTTCCAGTTAGACATACTTAACAATGATGCACAGCAGTGTCTTTGTTGGGttctgtttttttgtttttgtttttttcctaTTCTTGTTTGTTAATAAAATAGAGGATTGTTAAGGGGAAAGAACAAAAACTGAAGGAAGAAAAAAAacgaaaataaaagaaaaacaagaaaaaatcaaaaaaccaATTGCCCATTATTACACTGAAAGGAGCTTAGGTGCTGGATACCCCAAAACAAACTTCTTTGCTACTTGCATTTGCTTGGAGCTCTCCAAGAAGAAAGTGAACCATGTGCTGTGAAGTTCCTCCAGTCATCAAGAACAAGCCTGAGGTCGTGGACCTTCTCTTCTGTGCTGCCACAGCAGCCACCATGCACTGTGTGCACCATGCTAAAATTCGCGTTTGGCAGGCACAAGCTGATGAAATAAGCTGCATCAACATATTGGATACGTGCTTCAATGATTTTGGAGCTCCGATCACCTTTGATCATCTCAAAGACGGATATATCATTGTGGTGAGGATGCAGAATCCCTGCAGCCAAGTCCCAGTATGTGAAGAACTGGATCGATATTTCGTTTGATCTCACATAAAACAATCCCCCATTTGCCCTGTTTCTACTGCTCAGAGGATGCCCGGTGTAGACATCACTTGCCATTGAAAGTTCTCTCCCAGCATCAAAATGAGGTATAGGAGTTCTCAACCACATCACATCTAGATCCTGCAGCCAAAATTGTAATGCATAAAGACCAAAATGATCTAACGTTTATTATCTGTGTCTCAGGATTGCAGACCTTACCGAATATACAAAATTGTAGCCCAGTTTGAGTATGTGGGTTAAGAAGAGGGTCCTCCTTAGTTTTGGCTTCAAGTTGAGGGGTGAGAGGTCAAAGCAGAACAAGTGTTTGGAGCTGCAGTGTTGAAAGGCTTGGTCATCTGTGGTGAGGATGAGTAGGTGATTCAACAAGCGTTTGGTACCTTGGCCGATTTGGAAGCTCTCTAGGAAGAGGTCAAGGACACAGCCTGGGGCTGCCCATGTGCTGTTCAGCAAGGTTAGTATGACCATTCTATCTTGCATGGCTGCTGTCTTTAACATTTTGCTCAACTTTCTGCTTGCTACTTCCTGAGCAACAAAACCACAGAACAGTCATTAGCTTCAATGGAAAAaggtttcctttttctttttcgttggttgaaatggaaaatgttTCCCTTTTcttggttgaaatggaaaatgttTTGATGAAGCAACCTGGATTTAGCAGACAACTGCAGTGACTCATTTCACCAGTGAGGGGTTTGGGTTTGATTTAAACTACTTTGGAATAACTTGAGATTGCTTAGGGCTCCTTCAAAAATGCCATTGGCTATAGCAAGAGATGCTCTCTTTTTCATGACAATTGGCACCGAAAAGGCCCTTGGTGGTAGCTTATGGGGATAATTTAAACAGAGACTTGAGTCTCTCTCTTAACCACATTTAAAACTCAAAAAATCTTTTAGGGTAAGAAAGGGAAAATAAGGAGTTCACTTTCTTATGTTTGattattgttaaagcttgatatacattgttggtccacaacttCATAGCTTaaccttttaggtaaagtggtaatataatatttatcaaggaaagtgaaaaaaaaaataaaaaaatactaagTATACAAAGTGATTGCATCAATATTTGATTTTACAGATCATTAAAGtttgattttttcaatttttatcatTTTAGAACAAattgttcttttttcttttcctttccttttctcaagcaaatatagtgaaaaataattttttttttttttcaagaaaaaatctTGATCCGAACGAACTTGTAATGATTGCTAATAATTCAGGAGACTTCACAGTGGATCCTGCTTGGGATAAGGTTAAAAGAAATTATTGTTCCTTGGTATAAGACTTACCTGGTTTAGGGAGTGAATACCATAGTATGCTCTTTGTAACTTGGCTGGCTGTTTGAACAGACTGGATGCATGAGTGTTAAAGCTTTGTTGGTCTACAACTttatagtttaaatttttaggtaaaatagtattctaacatggtatcagagttatccTCGGTTCTAGTTTTCTTGTCCGCgcttattatgtggtgtttaaaaaattattgggtTCCTTATCATGAGTGTTATTTATCACGTGCTTATCTCTTTACGTGCTGTCAGGCTGCACGTGTGAGAGGAGTGTGAAAGCTtgaacttttaggtaaagtaatATTCTAACAATTAGAAAGAGCAGCAAAATGGTTGTGAACTAATTTTGCTCTATGCAGATTTTTGAGTAGAGAATTGACTACTGAGAGCAGATATTCTTTGCCTGATCATATTTAGGGTGCTTGCTCTTTCTTTGTTTGCTGTGGAGATTAGAAGTTTAGCTACTTTGGATAATAGTGCTACATTAGTTATTAGGAAGTTGGCTTGGGAAACGAGCATTTATATTGcgtttgagagtatgaatttcggattttgaatttgaatttgaatgagtTTACACAAAATTCGAcacaatttatattatatttattcaaatttacataaatttaaatttaaggtctcTCCTAAACATAAGGTTACATAATTTGAAAGGGAAGAAATGCAAAAAAATTTGAACTCAACTCGCAGTTCTAATCACATTCTAAAGAAAATAATTGATGATGTTAAGGGTTGTattagggttctaggagatttTCTAAAATGGTTTTGGCATGGTGCTGTTTGGTTGTACTTACGTTTCTATTCTGGTTTGTTGTTAATATTATGTCTCTTActttttccaaaaagtaaaaAAGTTGAGATTGATTCATGTTTGTATATGCATATTCAAGTTTGACTTGATAATTGTCAAGAAACTTGACCATAGATTGGTACGAACTTGAATTACTAATCGAGTGAGATTAAGttaaaatctcaagctcaattTCAAGTCTTACGTAGTCCAAGCTTATGTAATTCAATCTTCATAATTTCAAGCAAGTTTGCCTTGATAAGAACTTAAGCTATTAATTTGCGAGTCCTATTAAGGTTAGCTCTACTCGAAACTTGGGAAAAAATGGAGGTGAAAAACTATTTATCTGATTGATTGCACTACTTTTTTATCTttaaaaatgagaaatattcccagagagagagagagagatagagggtGAATTTACCCAAAGTCCTAGTGGCTTGACATAACTTATTTTAAGGCAAACTAAATCTAAATGTGCTTTGAGCTAACTTTGAATTTTCTACATTCATAGTCAAAAGAACGACATCTTATTAACTTGATTTAGTtgataaaattaatgaaaaaatcgTTACAGTTTTGTTTGAATCAAGAATTTTAtgagataaaagaaaaaaaagaaaagaaaagaaactaaatttcattgtattttctcCTTATTATGTAAATtactttttaaatatatatatatacatattataaaAAAGCAGGCGTTAATAACATGTAAAatagaaattatttattaatatttatgtatcttatttattttccttttcattctCCTTGATATCCAACTCCggagaaaaaatgaattttatcGAATAACGACAACTTTTGACTCTTTTATTCTCCCTAAATACCTATCCGTCCTTCTTTTACTAAAGGCACATGGGAATAATCCGGAAAAAAAATGGAGTAAATTTTGGTCTTTTTCTACCATGAATTCTttatatctttttcttttctcgaAATCATGTGCCTTGAAAGGCTCCCTTAAGAGGGAATTGGTTAAAACATTCAAAGCAACAATTAGGAAAAAGGAGGAAATGCCTAAATTGTTCTTGTCTTCTATTGCGCCACAAAGGAACGTAAATCCCGCTATTAATCTAATTTCATTAATCATCTCTTTGAAAAAGTTAAACCGAAACAAGTCGATTGGTATGAAATGTGGATTGAGAATTCTTGATATCCACATTTTGTTTATCCCGAAAATTATACGTGATAactatttgagatttcttaagaATTAATTCTATTCACAAAATATTCTCATCCATTTTTGGTGATCCAAATTTGTATGAAGAAAATGTTATGTTATTCTTTGGACCAAATGCAGGTAGGTATATTAATCATAATGCCATCCACAATCACAAGTTATATAATAATCATTAGCAAATCCAAAATGTCCTAAaggctagaaaaaaaaaaatcccaaagcAAGAATTCCCAATTTGGATAAAAAAACTACTAAGCAATAGTACAATTTCTccccaaacaaacaaaaaatttgaaaatattaacaaAATTACTCTGAAATTTTGCAATTTGGACAGTaaacttttttctaaaataaGATGCAGGGAAATTTTTTACCTAAAACAATGTGGTAAAAATGAAAGcatataaattgaaaatttttaaaaaccagaGTGCTAGAAAACAGAAAATTAAGGGGAGAAAATGCAGAACAGAGGAACTCAAAACAAGGAAAACTTatgatatctatatatatatatatatattgattgatTTCATATATAAAATCTCAAGTGAAGGAAAATTGAAAAGCAGATAACAATCAGAGGGAAGAAAATTTCTTACGGACTGAGTATGCTGCAGAAGCCATGGTTTGTCTCTGTTGCTCCCCTGAATTGGATTAATAATGCAAGAGAAGTATAAAAGCACTAAAGCTGCAAGTGTCGTGGTCAAAAGGATTACAAGAAGCTTTGCTTTCCCTCCTGCTTCCATTGCTCTGTGCTCATATTTGTGCTTCTGCATGTTATATTTTCTCACTCTcagacaaaaaagaaaagaaaagaaaagaaaagaaaatgtagTTTTTCAGGAGGAAGAACAGAGAATGAAAAGAAAAGGTAggtttcttctattttcttcctCTCTGTTTTCTTAGAAAGCTGGAATTAGGTGAAAAAATGAAGACATTTCAATCTTTTCTCTGTAACTCCCATGATCAAAACACCCATTTGTTTTACTTCTCTCCAATTTGGAAAGAAATTCAAGCCCAAattttcatctttctttcttcttttgggTTTTCCCCTTATTATCTCTTTTTTCTTCTCCAgtattcatattatatatatatat
This Malania oleifera isolate guangnan ecotype guangnan chromosome 11, ASM2987363v1, whole genome shotgun sequence DNA region includes the following protein-coding sequences:
- the LOC131168265 gene encoding uncharacterized protein At4g15970-like produces the protein MQKHKYEHRAMEAGGKAKLLVILLTTTLAALVLLYFSCIINPIQGSNRDKPWLLQHTQSEVASRKLSKMLKTAAMQDRMVILTLLNSTWAAPGCVLDLFLESFQIGQGTKRLLNHLLILTTDDQAFQHCSSKHLFCFDLSPLNLKPKLRRTLFLTHILKLGYNFVYSDLDVMWLRTPIPHFDAGRELSMASDVYTGHPLSSRNRANGGLFYVRSNEISIQFFTYWDLAAGILHPHHNDISVFEMIKGDRSSKIIEARIQYVDAAYFISLCLPNANFSMVHTVHGGCCGSTEEKVHDLRLVLDDWRNFTAHGSLSSWRAPSKCK